Proteins encoded within one genomic window of Setaria italica strain Yugu1 chromosome IV, Setaria_italica_v2.0, whole genome shotgun sequence:
- the LOC101759594 gene encoding uncharacterized protein LOC101759594 isoform X2 produces the protein MEYDFRGRPGSGSYGAPPGAAAPGGGSSLYPRVGQPTHGGGGGGGGSATASPRAAPYHHGPGAGSGSSAPIVTPLAPTSTSSKVGIQVAIKPEFRITPPPQLPPQMVEIPRSTFNFDFEYERRILAEAEKENPNWSKFVVERQAPPPPVPQQARPASSGSGDPVVDKYVSMGLGREAVSFAVLNYGDNPAKVKEFVKSYNILHEMGFTSPNVPELLAIHDNDPDKVIQRLLSSPS, from the exons ATGGAGTACGACTTCCGGGGCCGGCCGGGCTCGGGATCCTACGGGGCGCCTCCGggggccgccgcgcccggcggcggctcgtcgctCTACCCGCGCGTCGGCCAGCCGACccacggcgggggcgggggcgggggcgggtcCGCCACCGCGTCGCCGCGGGCCGCGCCCTACCACCATGGGCCCGGGGCGGGCTCCGGGTCCTCGGCTCCCATCGTGACGCCGCTGGCTccaacctccacctcctcga AAGTGGGCATACAAGTTGCGATAAAGCCTGAATTCCGCATTACCCCTCCT CCTCAATTGCCACCACAGATGGTCGAAATTCCTCGCAGCACCTTCAACTTTGATTTTGAGTATGAGAGAAGGATTCTTGCTGAGGCAGAGAAGGAGAACCCCAACTGGAGTAAGTTTGTGGTAGAAAGACAGGCCCCACCACCGCCTGTGCCACAGCAG GCTAGACCAGCATCCTCAGGGTCAGGGGATCCAGTTGTGGACAAGTATGTCTCCATGGGGCTTGGGCGTGAAGCTGTCTCATTTGCCGTGTTGAATTATGGAGATAATCCTGCAAAG GTGAAGGAGTTTGTGAAATCGTACAACATCCTCCACGAGATGGGCTTCACATCGCCAAACGTCCCCGAGCTGCTGGCGATCCACGACAACGACCCTGACAAAGTCATCCagcgcctcctctcctcgccgtcctga
- the LOC101759594 gene encoding uncharacterized protein LOC101759594 isoform X1 has product MEYDFRGRPGSGSYGAPPGAAAPGGGSSLYPRVGQPTHGGGGGGGGSATASPRAAPYHHGPGAGSGSSAPIVTPLAPTSTSSKVGIQVAIKPEFRITPPPQLPPQMVEIPRSTFNFDFEYERRILAEAEKENPNWSKFVVERQAPPPPVPQQARPASSGSGDPVVDKYVSMGLGREAVSFAVLNYGDNPAKMYLSSAGIISVWQLSKFKLQKIIYSEHTSCFFKGEGVCEIVQHPPRDGLHIAKRPRAAGDPRQRP; this is encoded by the exons ATGGAGTACGACTTCCGGGGCCGGCCGGGCTCGGGATCCTACGGGGCGCCTCCGggggccgccgcgcccggcggcggctcgtcgctCTACCCGCGCGTCGGCCAGCCGACccacggcgggggcgggggcgggggcgggtcCGCCACCGCGTCGCCGCGGGCCGCGCCCTACCACCATGGGCCCGGGGCGGGCTCCGGGTCCTCGGCTCCCATCGTGACGCCGCTGGCTccaacctccacctcctcga AAGTGGGCATACAAGTTGCGATAAAGCCTGAATTCCGCATTACCCCTCCT CCTCAATTGCCACCACAGATGGTCGAAATTCCTCGCAGCACCTTCAACTTTGATTTTGAGTATGAGAGAAGGATTCTTGCTGAGGCAGAGAAGGAGAACCCCAACTGGAGTAAGTTTGTGGTAGAAAGACAGGCCCCACCACCGCCTGTGCCACAGCAG GCTAGACCAGCATCCTCAGGGTCAGGGGATCCAGTTGTGGACAAGTATGTCTCCATGGGGCTTGGGCGTGAAGCTGTCTCATTTGCCGTGTTGAATTATGGAGATAATCCTGCAAAG ATGTACCTCAGTTCAGCTGGGATAATTTCAGTTTGGCAATTGAGCAAATTTAAACTGCAAAAAATAATATACAGTGAACATACAAGCTGTTTTTTTAAAG GTGAAGGAGTTTGTGAAATCGTACAACATCCTCCACGAGATGGGCTTCACATCGCCAAACGTCCCCGAGCTGCTGGCGATCCACGACAACGACCCTGA
- the LOC101782558 gene encoding GDSL esterase/lipase At4g01130: MAVLNLMISFAEQRVLILQPRQLHAFLKESVVECFVGQLPPLDIFGHALYTIDIGQNDFTSNLGSLGVETVKQSLPSVVNQISWTIQDLYNIGARNFMVFNMAPIGCYPAFLTELPHSSNDLDEFGCMTTYNSGVVYYNELLNNSMAEVRKKLHDASIVYVDKHTVTLELFRHPDAHGLEYGTKACCGYGGGAYNFNQNVYCGNSKTVNGQTVTATACGDPQNYVSWDGIHATEAANKIIASAVISGSYSYPPSKLCSP, encoded by the exons ATGGCAGTGTTAAATTTGATGATTTCGTTCGCTGAACAGCGAGTACTTATATTACAGCCTAGACAGTTACATGCCTTTCTGAAGGAGTCAGTTGTTGAATGCTTTGTAGGCCAACTCCCTCCCCTTGATATCTTTGGACATGCTCTTTATACAATAGACATCGGCCAAAATGATTTCACCTCAAACCTAGGATCCCTCGGCGTCGAAACGGTCAAGCAAAGTCTTCCTTCAGTTGTCAACCAAATCTCGTGGACAATACAG GATCTGTATAACATCGGAGCCCGCAACTTCATGGTGTTCAACATGGCGCCCATCGGATGTTACCCGGCATTCCTCACAGAGCTTCCACATAGCAGCAATGACTTGGACGAATTTGGATGCATGACAACATACAATAGTGGAGTAGTCTACTACAATGAACTACTGAACAACAGTATGGCTGAGGTCAGGAAGAAGCTGCATGATGCATCTATTGTGTATGTCGACAAGCATACTGTAACACTCGAGCTGTTCAGGCATCCTGATGCTCATG GGCTGGAGTATGGGACTAAGGCTTGCTGCGGATACGGCGGTGGAGCTTACAACTTTAACCAAAATGTTTACTGTGGCAACAGCAAGACAGTGAACGGCCAAACTGTAACCGCAACAGCTTGTGGAGATCCGCAGAACTACGTGAGCTGGGATGGAATTCATGCCACTGAAGCAGCAAACAAGATCATAGCTTCTGCAGTAATTAGTGGCTCCTATTCTTATCCACCCTCAAAGCTCTGCAGCCCATAG
- the LOC101782969 gene encoding histone H3.2: MARTKQTARKSTGGKAPRKQLATKAARKSAPATGGVKKPHRFRPGTVALREIRKYQKSTELLIRKLPFQRLVREIAQDFKTDLRFQSSAVAALQEAAEAYLVGLFEDTNLCAIHAKRVTIMPKDIQLARRIRGERA, from the coding sequence ATGGCCCGCACGAAGCAGACGGCGCGCAAGTCCACCGGCGGCAAGGCGCCGCGGAAGCAGCTGGCGACGAAGGCGGCGCGCAAGTCGGccccggcgacgggcggcgtgAAGAAGCCCCACCGCTTCCGCCCGGGCACCGTCGCGCTCCGTGAGATCCGCAAGTACCAGAAGAGCACGGAGCTGCTGATCCGGAAGCTCCCCTTCCAGCGCCTCGTCCGGGAGATCGCGCAGGACTTTAAGACGGACCTCCGGTTCCAGTCctcggccgtcgccgccctgcAGGAGGCCGCGGAGGCCTACCTTGTCGGGCTCTTCGAGGACACCAACCTATGCGCCATCCACGCCAAGCGCGTCACCATCATGCCCAAGGACATCCAGCTCGCCCGCCGCATCCGCGGGGAGCGCGCCTAG